The sequence CCGCTCGACCGACAGCACCATGCGCTTGCCGGCGAGCTCTTCGCGCAGCCGCGCCATGCGCGCGTGGGTCGCTTTCTCTGCCAGGATCTTTTCGATGCGCCCCACGTCGAGCCCGACCGGATGCGCGCCCAGGCCGATGCGGCGGTCGTGCACCTCGATTTCGGTGGCGTAGTCCTCCACCCCCACGGCGCAGCCATAGGTGCGAAAGCGCGGTGCGCTGGCGGTGCGCTGGAGCACCTTGACCGGCGCCACGCCCTGCGCGGCGTCGAGGAAGTTCTCGACCTGGCGCGGGATGTGGAAGCCGATGTAGTCGCACTGCATCAGGCTGCCGATGATCTCGCGCCGCCACGGCAGCACGTTGAACACATCCGCCGACGGGAAGTAGGTGTGGTGGAAGAAGGCGATGCGCAGATCGGGGCGCAGCTCGCGCAGGAAGCCCGGCACCATCCACAGGTTGTAGTCGTGCAGCCACACCAGCGCGCCCTCGGCCGCCTCGGCGGCGGTGCGCTCGGCGAACAGGCGATTGACCTTGAGGTAGATCTCCCAGTCGTCCTGGCGGAACTCGGCGCGCTCCCAGAAGGTGTGCAGGGTCGGCCAGAAGGCCTCCTTGGAAAAGCGCTTGTAGAACACGTCCACATCGTTCTTGGTCAGCGCCACGCGGGCGGCCACCAGGCCGGGATGCTCCTTGCGGTCGACCACCGTATGGGTTTCGAAGGGCCGGCCGCTTTCCGGGTCGTGGATCGCCCAGGCCACCCAGGCACCGCGCTGCCCGCCCTTGAAGAAGGACATCAGCGTGGGCATGATGCCGTTGGGCGAGGTTGGCCGGCGGCGCACCAGCTCGCCGTTTTCCCAGCGCTCTTCATAGGGCAGGCGGTGATAGACCATGACCAGCTCGGAGCGGCCGGGCTTGGCCATGTCGGCCACCTCGGCGTCGACCGCGCCGGGGCCGAGAAAGCCGAAGTGCGCCAGCGCCTCGAGAATGCCGCCGCAGCCGGTGTAGCGGGCGTGCAGGACCTTGGAGCGGTCGCGCGTGCCCTGGAGCAGGCCGTGCTCCGATTCGCCCACCGCCACGCCAAAGAAACCCGCCTCGAACATCGACAGATCGTTGAGGGTGTCGCCCGCCACCAGCACCTCGTCATGCGGCGTCTCGAGCAGGTCGACCAGGCGGGTCAGGGTGCTGCCCTTGTTGATGCCGCGCGGCAGCACGTCGAGGTATTTGTCCGCCGAGAACAGCAGGTCGCAGTCGAGCGACTCGACCCGCGCCACCAGCTCGGAGGTGACCGCGTCGGCATCGCAGAAGTACGAGCAGCGGCGCTGCTGCGGCACCATCTGGCGGTGGATGCCCGGGATGTCGCCGATGCGCTCGCGCACCACATGCTCGCCCGGCCAGATCGCGTCGATGGACGACTGGATGGGCTCGACCGGGCGCAGGTCGGTGCCTTCGACCACGGTGGCGCCGACGTCGCAGATGATGAAATCCGGCTGCGGAATGGTCGGGTCGTCGAGCAGCGGCATGACGACCTCCAGACCGCGACCGGTGACGAA comes from Denitromonas sp. and encodes:
- the ggpS gene encoding glucosylglycerol-phosphate synthase yields the protein MILATDLDGTFLGGTPENRNRLYQLIAAHPEITLVFVTGRGLEVVMPLLDDPTIPQPDFIICDVGATVVEGTDLRPVEPIQSSIDAIWPGEHVVRERIGDIPGIHRQMVPQQRRCSYFCDADAVTSELVARVESLDCDLLFSADKYLDVLPRGINKGSTLTRLVDLLETPHDEVLVAGDTLNDLSMFEAGFFGVAVGESEHGLLQGTRDRSKVLHARYTGCGGILEALAHFGFLGPGAVDAEVADMAKPGRSELVMVYHRLPYEERWENGELVRRRPTSPNGIMPTLMSFFKGGQRGAWVAWAIHDPESGRPFETHTVVDRKEHPGLVAARVALTKNDVDVFYKRFSKEAFWPTLHTFWERAEFRQDDWEIYLKVNRLFAERTAAEAAEGALVWLHDYNLWMVPGFLRELRPDLRIAFFHHTYFPSADVFNVLPWRREIIGSLMQCDYIGFHIPRQVENFLDAAQGVAPVKVLQRTASAPRFRTYGCAVGVEDYATEIEVHDRRIGLGAHPVGLDVGRIEKILAEKATHARMARLREELAGKRMVLSVERLDYTKGTLQKLEAFERLLDNHPEFHGKVTLVTVCVPAAREMTIYHDLQAQIEQAVGRINGRFSTVGWTPLQFFFRPLPFDEVVSYYAMADVMWITPLRDGLNLVAKEYVATQGLTQGHGVLVLSEFAGVAAELHGTLLTNPHDPSDMEEKIYLGLTIGGTAADPRGPIREQFGIVCHNTVQHWGEAFIDAVDRMTCAAGAGTPAAEPAAAASEVD